Within the Thermosynechococcaceae cyanobacterium Okahandja genome, the region CTACTACTCTTGGTGGCGATCGCCCTGATGGGCTTGCAAAATCCAAGTGCCAGCCTGCGGTTACTGGCCATCAATGCCTTTACGATTGCCTTTTTGAGTGCCAGCCAAGATATTGCCGTGGATGCCTACCGTGCCGATGTCCTTGACCCCCTTGAAATGGGTGCAGGGGCAGGTATTTACGTGCTGGGGTACCGAATTGCGCTGCTCATTACCGGGTCTGCCGCCCTGATGCTGGCGGATCAACTGCCGTGGCCAATGGTCTATACGCTGATGTCCCTGTTGATGGTGGTGGGCATGATCACCACCCTATGGGCACCGGAACCGGAGGTGCAGCCACCGCTGCCGCGGTCTCTGAGCCAAGCGGTTTTCCAGCCCTTTTTAGATTTTTTTCAGCGCTATGGCGGGTTCACGGGTCTCATTATCTTGGTGTTTATTTGTCTGTATCGCCTTGGAGATGCCCTCACGGGCAATATGATGACCCCCTTTTTGCTCCAGCAGGGGTTTAGCCAAACAGAAATTGGTGCGGTGCAGGGGGGCATTGGCCTCATTGCCACGATTCTGGGTGCCCTTGCGGGCGGGGCGGCCATTAGCCAAATAGGCATTCACCGCGCCCTGTGGATTATGGGGGCGTTCCAAGCCTCCAGTAATGTCTCCTACTTTGTTCTGGCCAATGTCGGTGCCAATCCGCTGGTGATGATTGCGGCCATTAGTATTGATAATTTTTGTGCTGGGTTGGCGATCGCGGCGTTGACGGCCTTTTTAATGAGTCTGTGCAATCCTCAATTCAGTGCCACACAGTACGCCCTGCTCTCAAGTTTGTTTGCCTTTAGCCGCGATGTGTTGGCGGCCCCTGCCGGTAAAGCCGCCGAGGTGATGGGGTGGCCGTTATTTTTCCTGTTTACCATTGGTGCTGCCCTGCCTGCACTCCTGCTGCTGCCGTTTTTTGCCCCTTGGCAACCCAAACCTGATCTGCCCCGCCCCGGAAGTGATGCTTAACCGTTTTGCAACGTTCTCTGTATCAACTCTGGCCGGGTTAACGCTGGCCCTATTGGCTGTCTGTGCCAGTGCTGCCCCACTCCAGCGCCGCCAAGCAATGGTGGTGGCCCCCCATGCCGCCGCTACTGCCGTAGGGGTTGACCTCCTGAAGGCGGGGGGCAATGCCGTTGATGCCGCCGTGGCCACCGCCCTGATGATCTCGGTGGTGGAGCCTTTTTCAGCGGGAATTGGCGGGGGTGGCTTTGCCCTTGTGTATGAGGCCGCCTCCCAAAAGATTACGGCCTTGGATTTTCGCGAGCGGGCACCCCTAAACGCCACTGCCGAGATGTATTTGGATGCCATCCCACGCGCCAGTTTAGATGGCGTGCTGGCAGCGGGCACCCCGGGAACCATTGCCGGTTTAGCGGCGCTTCACGACCGCTACGGTCAACTGCCGTGGTCGCAGGTGGTTGCCCCCGCCATCCAAGCGGCAGAAACGGGGTTTAGGGTCAGCGAACGCTATCAGCGAGCCGCCAGCCTCCGCCTTGAGGTACTGCAAGCGGATCCCACGGCTCGCAGGATTTTTCTGGATCAGGGGCAAGTTCCCGCTCTAGGGACGCTGATTCGTCAGCCAGAGTTGGCCAACACCTTAAGGGCGATCGCTGCCGATCCCAACAGCTTCTACAACGGTTGGATTGCCGAGGCGACCGCGGATTTTATGGCTCGGGCGGGGGGAACGATCAGCCGCGCTGATTTAACCCAATATCAACCGGTGTGGCGATCGCCCGTGTGTGGCCATTACCGTGTTTTTCAGGTGTGCTCGATGCCACCCCCTTCTTCTGGCGGTGTGGCGCTTGTGCAAATGCTCAACCTGCTGCAAGCCTTGACCCCTGCCGCTAGTGCTGCCGATCGCGGCCACCAGTTAGCCGCCGTCATGCAAATTGCCTACACCGATCGCGCCCACTACTTGGGAGATAGTGATTTTGTCGCCGTGCCCATTGCCACCCTCACCAGCCCGGCGTATGCCCGGCAGCGCGCCCGCGAGATTCGTCCTCGCCAAGCCCGTCCCCAGAGCGCCGTGCCCCCTGCTCAGGTTCCCCGTCAGGAATCTGGCAATACCAGCCATCTGACGGTCGTGGATGCCCAGCGCAATGCCGTCAGCCTAACCTTTACGGTAAATGGTGCCTTTGGTGCGGGCGTAGTGGTTCCCAGAACGGGAATCCTGCTGAATAACGAAATGGATGACTTTGCGATCGCCCCCAATCAGCCGAATCTTTTTGGGGTTGTGGGGATTGCCCTCAGCGATCGCCCCCTTGCCAACGGTATTGCTCCCGGTAAGCGTCCCCTCTCCAGCATGACCCCAACCTTAGTGACCCGCGACGGCCAACTGGTGATGGCGATGGGATCCACCGGCGGCAGCCGCATTATTACGGCGGTGCTGCAACTGTTCCTCAACGTGGTGGATCACAACCAAGATGCAGCCACCGCTCTCGCCAGCCCTCGCCTGCACCATCAATGGTTGCCCGATGTTCTCTACGTGGAACCGGGTGTCCCCCCCGCATGGCGAGCCGCTTGGCAGCAGTGGGGCTATCAAGTGCAGGAAACCCGCCCGTGGGGCAATGCCAACCTGATCCGCGTACTGGATAATGGAACCTTGGAAGGGGCTGCAGATCCTCGCGGTGAAGGGGTTGCAGCCGGATTTTAGCGTCACAGTTGAGGCAACCAATGGCAGAAGTGACCCTAGCCGCACTAGTGTCAGCAGTGCGCTCCGGTAATTGGCTGATTAGCTTTCCCACCGATACGGTACCCGCCCTCGCCAGCCGTTGCGATCGCGGCGATCTCATTTATGCAGCCAAGGAACGCCAACCCGATAAACCCTTGATTTTGATGGGGGCTAACCCCGAACAACTCTGGCCATTTGTGCGGGGCACGGCTGCTGAATTGCAGATATGGCAAAGCGTTGCCGAGCGTTACTGGCCGGGCGCAGTGACCCTCGTGCTACCGGCGGCTGAACTGCCTAGCGGACTGAATCCCCAGAACACGGGCACAATTGGGTTGCGAGTCCCCGCATGGCCGATGGCGCAGACCTTGCTCGAACAAACCGGCCCCTTGGCCACCACCAGTATTAATCGTTCGGGAGAACCGCCCCTAACGCAGCTAGCGGCGATCGCCGCCACCTTTCCTCAGGTGTTAACGCTCCACCCGTGGCAGTTACCCACCACGCCACCTCAGCCCTCCACCGTCGTGCAGTGGCAGGGGGGTACATGGCAGGTGCTGCGCCAAGGACAGGTTGAATTCCAGCCCTAGTACTGCGAGTCCACCTCCCCCGATGCAACCCGCTCGAGGAGATCGTGGAGAATTTTCTCCTCCTCCTCAGAAATGTTGCCATCGGCCAGCACCGCGTCAATAATTTGGCCGTGCTCTTCAAGGGTGAGAATTTTATCCTCAAGGGCTTTTTCAACAAGAGCTTTAATTTGGGCTGCATCCATAGGAGTGCTCCATGCCATTTTGCTACCTATCATACTGCCTCAACCGCTCAGGGATAGGTCGTGCAGCAGCACAGTCCCTACAAGGGCTTGCCAAGGCAATCCGGCTCAAAACGGGTAAAAGTACTCTTCTGCATCTCCTTGTCCCAAGGGGACACACTGAGACTGTTGCCTGCCTTCTGAGGGTCGTAGATCGGCCTATCCATCGGACGAGTTCGCAACGTTCCTGCTAACTCCTGCTGAATTCTTGCGCGTGCCAGTGTGACGTACTTGGGAAAAATTTCGGCACCCATGCCCCGCCGTTCATGCCGAATGGCAGCAATCACCGTTGTTCCGGTTCCAAGGAAGGGATCAAAGACCCAATCTCCCTCATGGGTGAGAGAGAGCACCAAACGTTCAACGAGCTCAACGGGGAACTGGCAGGGATGCTCAGTTTTCTCCACATGGTTGTTCTTCACATTTGGAATCACCCACAGATCGCCCGGATTTTTGCCCAGTGGATTACAGGAGTACTGACCCGCTTTCGGCCCTTTGAAATACTTCTTCCCGGGGTATTTTTGGGGAATGCGCACCGGGTCAAGATTAAACACGTACTCGTCAGACTTCGTGAACCAGAGGATTGTTTCATACCGCCCAGAGAAACGGCGGCGGCAGTGGAGGCCATGCTCAAAGTGCCAGATAATGCGGTTACGCATCCGCAAACCCAAATTTGAGAAGATGGGGTAAAGCACCGCATCCAAGGGAATGATTGCCCCTCGGTCAACGTAGTTTCCAACCTGCCAGCAAATACTCCCCCGTGGAGACAAAATCCGCATACATTCAGCAATGATCTGTTCTTGCTGGCGCAAGTAAAGGGCTAGATCCAGCCGCTTCTCGTACTCCTTGCCAATGTTGTAAGGTGGCGATGTGACAATTAACTGTACTACTTCATCGGGAATACTCTTGATAAGATCAAGGCAGTCACCGCCATAGACAACGATCGATGCCGAACCTGAGAATTCTGGGGCGATCGCGGTGTTCTCGCTAAACA harbors:
- a CDS encoding AmpG family muropeptide MFS transporter, with protein sequence MAGIGSALRVFQSRKMAALLLLGFSSGLPLFLTSRTLQAWMTVAGVDLTAIGLFSLVGLPYSLKFLWSPLLDRYTLPFLGRRRGWLLLVQLLLLVAIALMGLQNPSASLRLLAINAFTIAFLSASQDIAVDAYRADVLDPLEMGAGAGIYVLGYRIALLITGSAALMLADQLPWPMVYTLMSLLMVVGMITTLWAPEPEVQPPLPRSLSQAVFQPFLDFFQRYGGFTGLIILVFICLYRLGDALTGNMMTPFLLQQGFSQTEIGAVQGGIGLIATILGALAGGAAISQIGIHRALWIMGAFQASSNVSYFVLANVGANPLVMIAAISIDNFCAGLAIAALTAFLMSLCNPQFSATQYALLSSLFAFSRDVLAAPAGKAAEVMGWPLFFLFTIGAALPALLLLPFFAPWQPKPDLPRPGSDA
- the ggt gene encoding gamma-glutamyltransferase — protein: MLPCLHSCCCRFLPLGNPNLICPAPEVMLNRFATFSVSTLAGLTLALLAVCASAAPLQRRQAMVVAPHAAATAVGVDLLKAGGNAVDAAVATALMISVVEPFSAGIGGGGFALVYEAASQKITALDFRERAPLNATAEMYLDAIPRASLDGVLAAGTPGTIAGLAALHDRYGQLPWSQVVAPAIQAAETGFRVSERYQRAASLRLEVLQADPTARRIFLDQGQVPALGTLIRQPELANTLRAIAADPNSFYNGWIAEATADFMARAGGTISRADLTQYQPVWRSPVCGHYRVFQVCSMPPPSSGGVALVQMLNLLQALTPAASAADRGHQLAAVMQIAYTDRAHYLGDSDFVAVPIATLTSPAYARQRAREIRPRQARPQSAVPPAQVPRQESGNTSHLTVVDAQRNAVSLTFTVNGAFGAGVVVPRTGILLNNEMDDFAIAPNQPNLFGVVGIALSDRPLANGIAPGKRPLSSMTPTLVTRDGQLVMAMGSTGGSRIITAVLQLFLNVVDHNQDAATALASPRLHHQWLPDVLYVEPGVPPAWRAAWQQWGYQVQETRPWGNANLIRVLDNGTLEGAADPRGEGVAAGF
- a CDS encoding L-threonylcarbamoyladenylate synthase; its protein translation is MAEVTLAALVSAVRSGNWLISFPTDTVPALASRCDRGDLIYAAKERQPDKPLILMGANPEQLWPFVRGTAAELQIWQSVAERYWPGAVTLVLPAAELPSGLNPQNTGTIGLRVPAWPMAQTLLEQTGPLATTSINRSGEPPLTQLAAIAATFPQVLTLHPWQLPTTPPQPSTVVQWQGGTWQVLRQGQVEFQP
- a CDS encoding site-specific DNA-methyltransferase yields the protein MNPQCLFSENTAIAPEFSGSASIVVYGGDCLDLIKSIPDEVVQLIVTSPPYNIGKEYEKRLDLALYLRQQEQIIAECMRILSPRGSICWQVGNYVDRGAIIPLDAVLYPIFSNLGLRMRNRIIWHFEHGLHCRRRFSGRYETILWFTKSDEYVFNLDPVRIPQKYPGKKYFKGPKAGQYSCNPLGKNPGDLWVIPNVKNNHVEKTEHPCQFPVELVERLVLSLTHEGDWVFDPFLGTGTTVIAAIRHERRGMGAEIFPKYVTLARARIQQELAGTLRTRPMDRPIYDPQKAGNSLSVSPWDKEMQKSTFTRFEPDCLGKPL